In Carassius auratus strain Wakin chromosome 41, ASM336829v1, whole genome shotgun sequence, the DNA window TTTCAATTGGATGGTTTATTTAATTGCTGTTTAAATCCTCTTTGGCTTTTGGTGTGTCAGAGAGTGAGACTGAAAGAATGTGTATGCACGCCAGGTTCCCACAGTGAGATTGTCACACTGGTGCCAGGTTCCATTAACTAACACCACCGCTTAACAGCCGAGAAGATTTACATGTGCAATTAATAGGGACTTTTTTATCCTGGAAGGTTCTATTGAAGGTATATCAACTCAACATTTCTGTAGAGCCTTTAAAAACTACAGGAAACCACTTGTCCATCTGCAGCCTTTTTTGTGTCTTTTAAACGCTGCAGGTAACCTTATTGTTCAGTGCCATGCAAAAGTACTTCTTCTTACCTGATATTTTATCTCAGGGCCAGCAGCTTTCTTTGCAGCGGTCATCTCAAAAAGAAGTCTCTTCACCTACTAACAATTCCAAGGATTTATTACAGTGGTCAGAGAAGACATGGCACTTCCGATCTGTTTATAAAAGTGCTGACCTTTAAGGCTGATCCAAGAGCAGTATTTGCTTTAGCGTGATAGTGGTTTGGGTCAGGGTGGGATCAGAGGGGGCAGCACAGGGAATGGTGTCGGAGGTCATATGCAGATGGCAAAGACTGtcttgttaaatgttaaatgtgccCACTTAACTGTGCCTACTCTGAGCTCCATTGACAAACATAAGCTGTTATGGCGAGAGAAAAGGTGTGAAATTGTGTGTACAGTTTAGAATGTGCTGTGCGCACATTTGtactgaatgtgtttgtgtgtgtgaatggtgtCTGTGTGTTAGCATatagttgtgtgtgtatgtatgttccCGGTATCACACACCTGCTGAGTTTGGCTGTGGTTAGTCAAATGGTTTGCCAGAGCCACTGGCCAGGAGTCAGAAGGAGGTGAATGGAGAGTGTCAAAAGAGTGAGGCAGTGCTCGGGTCTGAGCCGGGCTCGTGCTGTTATCTGTTCAAGTCCCATGTGGAATTCAGCCTATGCTTCTTCGTCCTGCTTGactgaattttcttttgtgaaatgttttatgtGATGTGTCTGCGGCATCTCATCTACATAGAGAGTAATTCCCGCAGGTTACACTTTGCTGGATAGTTTGTTTGGATAGCACAAGTAACAGATTCCATAATTCAACCTTTGTGAGAACAACTGTCATTTACGTGTGATGGGTGATGATATGCTTTTATTATGTTACACAGCATGTTTTTAGATGTCCCAAGCTAAGATAATGTGGTTCTGTTGACCAGTCCTCATTAAAGCAGTAAATGCTGCAGTACATGCCACTGTCTAGTTAGGTTTGGGGTAATTCACAAACTCTTTTTGTAGATAGAAGGTGaggttcttattttttattgagtTTGCAGCAGGCCTGACCAGCTTCCAGCACAATCAAATGATTATGATCTCACCCTTTCACCGTTCTGTCTCAATGACTGTCCTCTTGTTTTTCCACCCTCTGTCTGTCACTCTTTTGCTCCTTCTATCttatttcatttttccttttctgTTCTGTTCCCATCTTTCACACCCTCATACAAACACTGATACAACATAAACAATGCACATATACTGTTGTTTCCCCTATTGCCATCTGTCTTCATACCTCTTTTTATGTTAACTTCCCTCTCTCTGAATAGAAGAGGTGCTTCTGCTGTTTGTCATAATGACAAAGTCACTTTCTTCTTCTCCACCAGCCTTTTACTTATTTCTCCACATCCTCTCATTTCCCATGATACAATGCAGCAATGAAAAGACAAAGAACTTTGGTCTCcttccttttttgttttctcatttacCTATGAGGAAAAGAGGATATTGGTAAATCATTATGTAGGACCTAGCCTTTGCTAGCCTTCAGGCCTCTtgctctcttcctcttcctttcaCTCTTTCCGGATTAACAAAGACTGCCCTCTTTGATCAGGTTCTAAACAGACCTTCACAGTAATGTTTCTTTTACCCACAGGGACCTGTTCATTTGACCTCTGGcctaaaatattttcaacataattCTCCTAATATCTTAAATAGTACCTGGTTTACTGTAGGTTTACAACAGATTTACACACATTAAGTATTTGCATCTGCTTTCTGCCACAGCAAGGATGTTGGAGAGGAAAGTCACTACCATATTGCATTCATACATGTTTTATTGATGTATTTGTGCCGAGTAGTTGGAATAACTTATTTACAGAGAAACAGGAAAAGTTAAATTAATGCATTGTATTTCTCTCCCCTTTCTACTTAGATGAGATCGAGATGCTAGAGCGTCTCTGGCTCTCAGGGATCTGTCATAATGATAAAATTGAGGTGATGAGCTCCAAACTAGACATAGACAACATGGCTGGTGTGTTCTATATGCTGCTGGTGGCCATGGGCCTAAGTCTGCTGGTCTTCGCCTGGGAACACCTGGTTTACTGGAGGCTGCGGCACTGCATGAGCAAAATGGGCCAATCCGGCAAACTGGACTTCCTACTGGCCTTCAGCAGGGTGAGAGAGAAACTGATTATTAGTCACTAGAAATATTTATGGGAGTATTTGGGTATATTGAGAAGGATTGTGACATGGACTATGCCTGTGGTGCAGATTAGATGAGAGTGATGCTTATGTAATTGAAACTGATTTGCCCATATTATCAGAATATCACTTATTTCACtattatatgttaatttttttttactcttaggGAATGTATAGCTGCTGCAGTATTGAAGATGAAACTGCACAAGGTGGGACTAAAGTCACAGTTCCTGGACACCATCACACTGCCATGGTCCCTGCTTCTTCCTCACATGTGGTCACTTCAGCTGTATCCACTCCAGCCATTGCCATAgtgcagcaacagcagcagcaaccacaaCAGCCTCAACCTTCTCAGTCTCACAAAACACCTCTTCCTGGATCCCCTCCCACAGTTGTTCATTCTGGAGCGGCCTTGGGTCCCACAAATACTCAACTTGTAGGAGCTCCACTACCATGCACTACTTTCTTACCCCGTCCAGATCGCAGGTTAGCGGTTGTGGACCGGTGGAGACTACCCAAAACCGCTAATGCCACAACCTCCATGGGTGTGAGAGGATGTCTAACAGAAACAGGACCCCTACCCCAAAAGGTGGCACCTTCCTGGGCAAGTGGTGGAGGTACAGCGAGTGGTCTAGATGGATATAAGCGCTACTATGGACCTATTGATCCAGAGGGACTTGGGCCATGTGTGGACCAACAAACAGGCTCTCAAACTCCAAAAACAGTCCCCAGAGCCCACCAACAACCCCCACCAAccagtgtggctttctaccaggaGAAGAGCATGGACCATGGTATGGGAAAGAAGGTGGGAGTGGGTACTGGTGCAGGGGGTCAGGGTAGAGGGGTTAAATCTCTGGGGACTCCCAGGCTTCCTCCAAAAAGCCAGGCCCCAGCCTCACTGACTCCTAACCCCCCACTCCAGCACCCCTCTCCCCCTCTCCCTTCATCCTTTTGGAGGAAACGGCGACCAAAAAAGCCCAAAGAACCTGGTGGCCCTTTGTACGAGAACATCCTGCCACTAGTCCGGAGAGGTGGAGGCAGGGGTGCGAGTCGAAGACCGAGACCCTCTCCCCCTCTCCCCATCCCTGTTCCTGTCACACTATCCCCAAGCTACACTCCTCCATCCCCCTCTCCCTCATTCCCCTACACCTCcacatcatcctcatcatccacCACCAGCTCCTCAACCACATCTTCTGCCACATCCTCACGCTCCACGTCTCCTTCATCCACTTCCACAGCTTCATCTCGCAGCACCCAAGACAGAGAGGCTGAGGAAGAAGATGAGGATGATTTGGATGAACTGACCGAAGAGTCTAGTCTTCTGCAGGGCCACAACAGAACCAGGGACCGAGAGCGGTCCATACTTTCCCCTAGATCTTTCACTCATGGACCTCCCCCTCCTATACCCCCACGCAAACCGTGGGGCACCTTTGGAGATAGGGAGCATAAgaaggacagagaaagagaaaggggtGGCAGTCAACTAGCACAACTCCAGGAATGGTGGGCAGGatgggcagagagagagagggacagggaGAGAAGTAGTGGAGCCCAGGGAGATACAGAAAGGAAAAGAGAGAAGAAACATAGGAAAGacagagaaaaggagaaaaagaaaaagaagaaaaacaaaaaacgaaaaaAGAGGGAGGAgcgtgaaagagaaagagaaagagagaggaagcgCCACAaggtgaaaaagaagaaaaagaaggcaATGAAaaccaaaaagaagaagaaggtgTCATCCAGCAAGCGGTCTGAGCCAGAGGAGGGTGATGTTGAggcagagagagatggagaggggGATGGGGATAGAGAAGGAGAGTACACATCATTTTCCACTCAATATCGCAGTGCTTTTGTGGACAAAGGCAGCCTTTCAGcttgggagggagagagagaaagagggaggagagatggAGGTGAGGACGATGGGGAAGAACGAGAGAATGAGAGTGGGGGAGGTAGAGGTAGACAGAGAAGACCCAAAAGCTCCCATTCGCGACACCAGCAATCCAGTAAACGCTATCCCAACCTCAACAAACTCCCCTCTTCGGTTAAATTCTGGGTCAGTGGAGGTGAAGCAGTTGGCACAGAGGTCTCCGGACCCTCCCCTCCCTCCTCTTTACATACACTCCTCTCCTCATCCAAGAGACGGAGGAGTAGTGGGGTAGAGAGAGAGGTAAAAGGGAGAGTAGGAGAACGCAGGCCACTGCTTCTCCACTATGAAAGGGGGCGAGTTAACACAAGAGAAGGCCTGTCCTTCCATGAGTGGGactctgaggatgaggaggaagaagaggaaagagagagagaacgagaaagGGAGAGAATAGAGGAGAGAGTGCGGCAGGCAGGAAGAGGTGCAGTATCCGAATCTGAGCGGGATAGAATAAGAGCAGAGGAAAGCTTTTCTGATGAGGGGTCCTCAGGAGAGTTTGGCCGTTTTGAAAGATACTGGGAAGGAACTGGAGCGGGTGGAGCTAGTGGAATTGGAGGTGGGGGCTGGTTTTTTGGAACATACCCTGCTCGAGAGAAAGGTGGAAGTGTCAACAGTAGAGATGACTCTATTTTGGGTCGGGCTGAAGGATGGGGTATGGCAGGTGATTTTTGGGGTTCGGGTCCAGGAATCGGATGGGGATCTGGAAGAGGCAGTGGAGGGCTGGGTTCACAGTGGCCCGCCCCTCCCACTTCCTTGCCACCCCCGCGACGCTATTGGTCTGTCGACAAACTGCAGATGAAGTGTGAGAAGCGAAGTGGCAGTGGGTCAAAGAGTAAAGGTCAGAGGTCTGGGGATAGAATGCCAGATGGAGGATCATGTACTTGTACACAGTATGGGCATGGTAGGCCCCACATACACCACAAACAGAGCAGCACTCAATCTCACAGCCAGGATGAtctgcttccccactgccacagcTTCAGTGGAAGCTCTCGGCCCAAACCACCCCCTAAACCTGACAAATCCAAATCCGGAAGTCAGTCCAACCTAAGCTCCCAACAAGCCCAGCTCTCAGAACACATACCCCAGACATCACCCTCCCCACCTCAGCCACTTCTTCCCTCATTACCTGTACCTTCTGCTCCCAACTCCCTTCCCATACCCATTCCTCCACCTCCATCCTCTGCATCCATGTCCCCTCCACCTGTGCTCTCTCCTGGGGCTGCTTCCAGCTCCTCCCAGGCAGCCACCGCCAGTGCTAAACTTCAGTACCAGAGACTTCGGTCTGTGCCCCAGCCCAGGCGATTCTACTCCCCACACCTGCCTCTCAAAGCCAAAAGCTTGTGCTCACGTCGTGGTTCTGCCCATTTCTCCAGCCTAGAGAGTGAGGTATGACACGGGGCTTCATTGCTGCGCGTGTGTGTAAGCTCTACTGTGCAGCGCAGCTGGAGTGTGATGCACATACATGCGCCGCACCAAGATGAGAAAAACATCCACGACAGTGACCAGAGCAGCAAAGAAACAACAGTCAACGCAGGGAATGGCTCACCAAATTCCGCCACGGTCACAATGGATACTCCAGCCGTTCTCCATCTTCGGTCTGAGCTAAGTATTACGATGTCCTCTGTGGTCCTCTCCTCCAATGAGAACAGTGGATAGCAAATGTCTGGAATTTTTCTGTAAGTAATGATGTCATGTTTACACATAAACACTCCCTCAAAcaaggaaaatacatttttgctttgTCCACATACAACATGGGACGACAGACTCAAAAACTGCTTGGGTTCAAACTGGCTATTCAGTTTATTTACAGATGACACagaattaatctatattcaaTCTGAATGCAGTCTTGGAGAGGCTCAGATGATCAGCATCATCCCACTGACTGAAAAAGTGTCTCCATGGCAACCTGATGCACATAGATACAGAAAtgcccttttctttcttttttttctggacacTTGCAACATTGATGTTATGCCATCAGTACCCTTTGGCTTCCAATTCAAGGTCATGCTGGAAATGTATTAATTGAAATTTGAACTCAGAGTAAACAAAAGGAAACTATGTCActctttctgtatttctgattcCAAGCTAATCAGAACTAACATGGAGCCATTTCACTCATCAAAACTTTTGTTGTCCTATGAAAACTCCAATGCCATGGTGTCACTTTGACATCAAATAGAGATGACGTTTTGTTCTAAAGAGACATacttcaaaagaaaaacaataagaacacaaacaaaacaaacatgtagCAATTTTTCCTGTATAATGTTTTCCCTTCAGGTTTCCTTTTGTTTTATGCTATTTATTGCTCTCACTGtggttgtattttaacaaaagGGTAAACCAGCTGTGTCTGATGTTAAATAGTGGGACTATAGCTGCGAAGAGTATTTTTactaagttatttatttattttgatagcaGAATTTTTTAATTGTCACCACTAGATCCACGGCACTGCCCAATAAGATGGTCCTTTCTTTGCATACAAGCAATACTTGTCTTTCATCAAACGATGATGGGTTGCAATATTTATGATTGGCACTAGATGGctacataatatttaaaaaaaaaactgtacgtTAACAATTATAAATGGTGGACCATGAGTGGATCCTGCATGTTGTTTTGCTCCTTAATCATCATGCTTTAGAACTGGAACAGACAGCTTGCAGTGTTTCTGGGATGGTAAAGGGCATTTGTTTAGAAGAGTTGAGGCTATCATTGTCACTGATTGTGCATTTTCAAGTCAAGCCTACTTCCAGTGCAGAGTTGCATGTAATAAAGCACAAGTTGCTGACTCTTGTCAGTGCAAACGTTAGCATATAGTAATGAGGGGTCAAGGAAAAAATACAATACTTATAGATTTGTAGCCAAAAGCAACCTACACCATATATTTTGGCAAAAGAATTGATGTCAGTCATACAGACATTCAGTTTCTGAATACCTATTTGACGTCAGGCACCGCTTATTTGCCCATGTTGTAGTTGAATGTAGCTTTGAAATGATTTAGCAA includes these proteins:
- the LOC113059934 gene encoding glutamate receptor ionotropic, NMDA 2D; this translates as MVTVPTLSLLLALVQWAGQSSSSPHLLLRPRERERDPVASMHFNIAVIHAGSTVQQGEAGAAAAAGRVPYPGFGRVHSSFGESVVTQWGSANVIWLQVNDSSPRTLLSQLCDLLAARPLQGLVYEDERPLPLASGPLAPMLEFVSAQTGLPIVAVGGGAGLGRVPQETGSIFLQFSSSTTLQLEVIFEVLEEYDWTAFSVVSTRHHGYQDFLSVVEGLTDGSFIGWEKKSIVMLNLTDDPGGARARRLLKENEAQVRLLYCSQEEAEQVFHAAWAAGQASASHIWFVVGPALSELGLTGLPNRLFAVRPQGWRDEPRRRIARGVSILTHGAVALRKDYGATGGPHFVTNCQTEGNGTQRIRGRMKYFSNITLGGRDYSFSNEGYLANPFLDVISYTSGSGWEDVGWWENGVLRLRYPAWSRYSPFLQPPDDAQHLRVVTLEERPFVIVELADPSSGTCIRDSVPCRRPLNASALQEGVAPMKQCCKGFCIDILKRLARIVGFTYDLYLVTNGKHGKKIDGVWNGMVGEVVYKRADMAIGSLTINEERSEVVDFSVPFVETGISVMVSRSNGTVSPSAFLEPYSPAVWVMMFVMCLTVVAVTVFIFEFFSPVGYNRSLQSGKKAGGSKFTIGKSIWLLWALVFNNSVPVENPKGTTSKIMVLVWAFFAVIFLASYTANLAAFMIQEEYIDTVSGLSDKKFQHPTEEYPPLKFGTVPNGSTEKNIRSNYPDMHQYMIKYNQKSVEDAISHLKTGKLDALIYDAAVLNYMARKDEGCKVMTIGSGKVFATTGYGIALIKNSRWKRPLDLALLQLVGDDEIEMLERLWLSGICHNDKIEVMSSKLDIDNMAGVFYMLLVAMGLSLLVFAWEHLVYWRLRHCMSKMGQSGKLDFLLAFSRGMYSCCSIEDETAQGGTKVTVPGHHHTAMVPASSSHVVTSAVSTPAIAIVQQQQQQPQQPQPSQSHKTPLPGSPPTVVHSGAALGPTNTQLVGAPLPCTTFLPRPDRRLAVVDRWRLPKTANATTSMGVRGCLTETGPLPQKVAPSWASGGGTASGLDGYKRYYGPIDPEGLGPCVDQQTGSQTPKTVPRAHQQPPPTSVAFYQEKSMDHGMGKKVGVGTGAGGQGRGVKSLGTPRLPPKSQAPASLTPNPPLQHPSPPLPSSFWRKRRPKKPKEPGGPLYENILPLVRRGGGRGASRRPRPSPPLPIPVPVTLSPSYTPPSPSPSFPYTSTSSSSSTTSSSTTSSATSSRSTSPSSTSTASSRSTQDREAEEEDEDDLDELTEESSLLQGHNRTRDRERSILSPRSFTHGPPPPIPPRKPWGTFGDREHKKDRERERGGSQLAQLQEWWAGWAERERDRERSSGAQGDTERKREKKHRKDREKEKKKKKKNKKRKKREERERERERERKRHKVKKKKKKAMKTKKKKKVSSSKRSEPEEGDVEAERDGEGDGDREGEYTSFSTQYRSAFVDKGSLSAWEGERERGRRDGGEDDGEERENESGGGRGRQRRPKSSHSRHQQSSKRYPNLNKLPSSVKFWVSGGEAVGTEVSGPSPPSSLHTLLSSSKRRRSSGVEREVKGRVGERRPLLLHYERGRVNTREGLSFHEWDSEDEEEEEERERERERERIEERVRQAGRGAVSESERDRIRAEESFSDEGSSGEFGRFERYWEGTGAGGASGIGGGGWFFGTYPAREKGGSVNSRDDSILGRAEGWGMAGDFWGSGPGIGWGSGRGSGGLGSQWPAPPTSLPPPRRYWSVDKLQMKCEKRSGSGSKSKGQRSGDRMPDGGSCTCTQYGHGRPHIHHKQSSTQSHSQDDLLPHCHSFSGSSRPKPPPKPDKSKSGSQSNLSSQQAQLSEHIPQTSPSPPQPLLPSLPVPSAPNSLPIPIPPPPSSASMSPPPVLSPGAASSSSQAATASAKLQYQRLRSVPQPRRFYSPHLPLKAKSLCSRRGSAHFSSLESEV